One window of Amaranthus tricolor cultivar Red isolate AtriRed21 chromosome 11, ASM2621246v1, whole genome shotgun sequence genomic DNA carries:
- the LOC130826510 gene encoding uncharacterized protein LOC130826510, whose protein sequence is MVIVENDEEEVVIEKEAPDEGGKEEQPAPALEKRKEPTTDVYVPHVPFLQRLARRKLEEKYGKFLEVLSKLEINIPFIDAITEMPSYAKVLREVLSNKRKLPETGVETLRGECSAILECKVPKKELTSGVSPFQSNLVKFWLINHLLIMPLSLCERINAEIKPTRMSLQLADRSVRFPVRVVEDLPVQIGKF, encoded by the coding sequence ATGGTTATTgttgagaatgatgaagaagaggtgGTAATAGAGAAAGAAGCACCTGATGAGGGGGGAAAGGAGGAACAACCAGCACCTGCTCTAGAGAAGAGAAAGGAGCCCACCACTGATGTATATGTACCTCATGTTCCTTTCCTACAAAGATTAGCGCGTCGCAagcttgaagaaaaatatgggAAGTTTTTAGAAGTTCTGAGTAAGCTTGAAATAAACATTCCCTTCATAGATGCTATCACGGAGATGCCTTCttatgcaaaagttttgagggaGGTATTATCTAATAAAAGGAAGCTGCCAGAAACAGGCGTAGAAACACTAAGAGGAGAATGCAGCGCTATCTTAGAGTGCAAGGTGCCGAAAAAAGAGCTGACCTCGGGAGTTTCACCATTCCAGTCAAATTTGGTGAAGTTTTGGTTAATAAATCACTTGCTGATTATGCCGCTATCTTTATGCGAGAGGATCAATGCAGAGATCAAGCCGACAAGGATGTCTTTGCAGCTAGCCGATAGATCAGTAAGGTTTCCAGTTAGAGTTGTTGAAGATTTGCCAGTTCAAATAGGGAAGTTCTAG